A single Prevotella sp. E15-22 DNA region contains:
- a CDS encoding glycosyltransferase family 2 protein, producing the protein MCVYNSETYLKRCIQSIQNQTYRDFEAIIIDDGSTDLTSKILDDIKDSRFRIFHRQHGYITSLNYGLQIVRGEYIARMDADDIMMPNRIETQVNVLDNNPEVAVCSSWIKIFGEGLEEKNIKKASGKLDCPYVQLLDSNYICHPATMIRKNFIDKHHIQYKEYIHAEDYKLWCDIALAGGDFWIIPEVLLAYRISSGQVSSKYYHEQNKTAMKIKKEILLTILNDDKITCHEELQKIYLELEKINNMRLLSGNTIFHIISVLSKEIHTYNRK; encoded by the coding sequence ATGTGCGTTTACAACTCTGAAACATACTTAAAAAGATGCATTCAGAGTATTCAAAATCAGACATATAGAGATTTTGAAGCCATAATTATTGACGATGGCTCAACAGATCTCACGTCAAAGATTTTGGATGATATTAAAGATAGTAGATTTCGAATCTTTCACAGGCAGCATGGCTATATTACATCTCTAAATTATGGCCTTCAAATTGTACGAGGTGAATATATTGCAAGAATGGATGCTGATGATATAATGATGCCAAATAGAATAGAAACACAAGTTAATGTACTTGATAATAATCCAGAAGTAGCAGTTTGCTCTTCTTGGATTAAAATATTTGGCGAAGGACTTGAAGAAAAAAATATAAAAAAAGCAAGTGGCAAGTTAGATTGTCCCTATGTACAATTGCTTGATAGTAATTATATTTGTCATCCAGCAACAATGATAAGAAAAAATTTCATTGATAAACATCACATACAATATAAGGAATACATCCATGCCGAAGATTATAAATTATGGTGTGACATAGCATTGGCTGGAGGCGACTTTTGGATTATTCCAGAAGTTCTATTAGCATATAGAATATCTTCTGGACAGGTATCAAGCAAGTATTATCATGAGCAAAACAAAACAGCCATGAAGATAAAAAAAGAAATATTATTAACAATACTAAACGATGACAAGATAACTTGTCATGAAGAATTACAAAAAATATACTTGGAATTGGAAAAAATTAACAATATGAGATTATTATCAGGAAACACTATATTTCATATTATCAGTGTTTTGTCCAAAGAAATTCATACTTATAATAGAAAATGA
- a CDS encoding peptidase domain-containing ABC transporter, translating into MKFPHYVQHDSSDCGPTCLRMIAKYYGKTYSSEMLRNHSFISREGVSMLGISDAAEYIGFRTLGVKITFDQLANEAMLPCILHWNQKHFVVCYDIKKNWRGKYNIWIADPASQKLCYSEDEFKRCWLSTREDNEECGTALLLEPTPDFGKREDEIRKNKSVTSFFRYFFPYKKLLLQLILAMVAGSLFSLAFPFLTQAMVDKGINGRDMSIVTLILISQLMLFFAQLFIGFIRSWILLYINSRIDISLISDFLIKLMNMPLHFFDTKNTGDIMQRIGDHGRIKGFLMGNSISMVFQAVNLVIFTGILAYFNLKILFIFLTGNILHVLWILIFMKYRRELDLKRFNQSTNNQNKIIQLIQGMQDIKLNNCERQKRWEWEKIQVNLFKISVKGLKIGQIQQSGSIFFTKATDIIVSFIAASAVINGDMTLGMMMSLTFILGQVAGPIYEFISFAQSLQDAKISLERLNEIHSQEDEEQNIGDKLSVLPQTMDIEFKNVKFSYSGADRDFAIDDINLMIPEHKVTAIVGESGCGKTTLIKLLQGFYVPNSGSITIGGVALSSINPHLWRRATGSVMQESFIFSDTIAKNIAMCTDDVDVNRLYYAATMAKANDFITAFPMGYNTKIGMEGNGVSQGQRQRILIARAIYKNPELIFFDEATNALDTTNESEIMNNLREFYKGKTVVVAAHRLSTVKDADQIIVMKHAKIVETGTHAELIAKRGEYYTLVKNQLDLNA; encoded by the coding sequence ATGAAATTTCCACACTACGTACAACATGATTCTTCGGATTGTGGTCCCACTTGTCTTCGAATGATTGCCAAGTATTATGGTAAGACATATTCTTCGGAGATGCTTCGGAACCATAGTTTCATCTCTCGTGAAGGAGTGTCAATGCTTGGAATCAGTGATGCAGCTGAATATATAGGCTTTAGGACACTTGGAGTTAAGATTACATTCGACCAGTTAGCTAATGAAGCGATGTTGCCATGTATCCTTCATTGGAATCAAAAACATTTTGTAGTTTGCTATGACATAAAAAAGAATTGGCGTGGCAAATACAATATATGGATTGCTGACCCTGCATCTCAAAAACTTTGTTACTCGGAAGATGAATTTAAGAGATGCTGGCTGTCTACAAGGGAGGATAATGAAGAATGTGGAACTGCATTATTACTTGAACCAACGCCAGATTTCGGAAAAAGAGAAGATGAAATAAGGAAGAATAAAAGTGTCACATCGTTTTTTAGATACTTTTTCCCATACAAAAAATTACTCTTGCAACTTATTCTTGCAATGGTTGCAGGTAGCTTATTTAGTCTTGCTTTTCCATTTTTAACTCAGGCTATGGTTGATAAAGGAATCAATGGTCGTGACATGAGTATTGTAACCTTAATTCTCATTTCACAGTTGATGCTGTTTTTTGCACAACTATTCATTGGTTTTATCCGTAGTTGGATTCTTCTTTATATAAATTCACGGATTGACATATCGCTTATTTCAGATTTTCTTATTAAACTTATGAATATGCCGTTACACTTCTTTGATACAAAGAATACTGGCGACATAATGCAGCGTATAGGTGATCATGGAAGAATAAAAGGCTTTCTGATGGGAAACTCAATAAGTATGGTATTCCAAGCTGTGAATCTCGTTATTTTCACAGGAATACTTGCTTATTTCAATTTGAAGATACTTTTTATATTTCTTACAGGAAACATTTTGCATGTACTTTGGATTCTGATATTCATGAAATATAGGAGAGAACTTGATCTTAAAAGATTCAACCAATCCACGAATAACCAAAATAAAATTATTCAGTTAATCCAAGGGATGCAGGATATCAAATTAAATAATTGTGAACGACAAAAAAGGTGGGAATGGGAAAAGATTCAGGTAAATCTCTTCAAAATAAGCGTAAAAGGTCTGAAGATAGGCCAGATTCAACAGTCTGGCTCTATTTTTTTTACAAAAGCAACTGACATTATTGTATCTTTCATTGCAGCAAGTGCAGTTATTAATGGAGATATGACGCTTGGTATGATGATGTCTCTTACATTTATACTCGGTCAAGTTGCTGGTCCAATATATGAATTTATTAGTTTCGCTCAATCATTGCAAGATGCCAAGATTAGTCTTGAACGCTTAAATGAAATACATTCTCAAGAAGATGAGGAACAAAATATCGGAGACAAATTATCTGTTTTACCGCAAACAATGGATATTGAATTTAAAAATGTAAAATTCAGTTATAGTGGAGCAGATAGAGACTTTGCCATAGATGATATAAACCTTATGATACCTGAACATAAGGTAACTGCAATCGTTGGTGAAAGTGGTTGTGGAAAAACCACACTAATCAAATTACTGCAAGGATTTTATGTACCAAATAGTGGTAGTATTACAATCGGGGGGGTTGCTTTGTCTTCAATAAATCCACATTTGTGGCGGCGTGCAACAGGTTCCGTTATGCAAGAAAGCTTTATATTCTCTGATACTATAGCTAAAAATATAGCAATGTGTACGGATGATGTGGATGTCAATCGTTTGTATTATGCTGCTACTATGGCAAAAGCAAATGATTTTATCACTGCATTTCCTATGGGTTATAATACTAAAATCGGAATGGAAGGAAACGGAGTAAGCCAGGGACAACGTCAGAGAATACTTATTGCACGTGCAATATACAAGAATCCTGAATTAATATTCTTTGACGAAGCGACTAATGCTCTTGACACTACTAACGAGAGTGAGATAATGAATAATCTTCGTGAATTCTATAAGGGCAAAACTGTCGTAGTTGCAGCACATAGATTGAGTACAGTAAAAGATGCTGACCAGATAATCGTCATGAAACATGCAAAAATCGTTGAGACTGGTACTCATGCAGAACTTATAGCAAAACGTGGAGAGTATTACACATTAGTAAAGAATCAATTAGACCTAAATGCATAA
- a CDS encoding DUF3405 domain-containing protein, with translation MKQAILLLSNKTDYVVHERYSKLAKDYGHKADVYLLFDITKGYNKQDLVHFERVYSFDVNSMIDDGYIALIEGFLGNCHYPVLVFHKEHPEYDYCWIVEDDVIFTGNWSVLFESFSDDSSDLIATRIRTYEDEPAWSWWRSMRAGEGVTLTKDKMYACFIPIYRLSARAIECLDVEMRNGWRGHFEGVVPTVLIKNGLTLRDLNGKGYGLAERVNPHFYSDSTHDCSPLHVQSFKKNMIYHPIKEKVSKKTYQRYCLLSVVGEYSIHKEWITGNVRRNYDVHLIVNDMSFGKHYDDADFVYGKAGRKIELIKDYFDNHKYLLNQYDYFFIIDEMCRMNVEQINELFIEMAQNNYEFSLLGMTMPCLRQDAMMQAIESDPERSIMFFE, from the coding sequence ATGAAACAAGCAATTCTTTTACTCTCTAACAAAACAGATTATGTTGTACATGAGAGGTATAGCAAGTTGGCGAAAGATTATGGTCATAAGGCTGATGTCTATTTGCTTTTTGACATTACTAAAGGGTATAACAAACAGGATTTGGTACACTTTGAACGCGTATATTCCTTTGACGTGAACTCAATGATAGATGATGGTTATATTGCCTTGATAGAAGGTTTTCTTGGGAATTGCCACTATCCAGTATTGGTATTTCATAAAGAACACCCAGAATATGACTATTGTTGGATTGTGGAGGATGACGTTATTTTTACTGGCAATTGGAGTGTTCTGTTTGAGTCTTTTTCAGATGATTCGTCGGATTTGATTGCCACCAGAATACGTACTTATGAAGATGAACCTGCATGGTCCTGGTGGCGGTCGATGAGGGCTGGCGAAGGCGTTACACTTACTAAAGATAAAATGTATGCCTGTTTCATTCCCATCTATCGTCTTTCTGCAAGAGCAATAGAATGTCTTGACGTAGAAATGCGCAATGGATGGCGAGGACATTTTGAAGGTGTCGTTCCAACAGTCTTAATTAAAAATGGACTGACATTAAGAGACTTGAATGGTAAAGGATATGGATTGGCCGAACGTGTTAATCCTCATTTTTATTCAGACAGTACACATGACTGCTCGCCATTGCATGTACAGTCATTTAAAAAGAATATGATTTATCATCCTATAAAAGAAAAGGTAAGTAAAAAAACATATCAACGTTATTGTTTACTATCTGTTGTTGGAGAATACAGCATACATAAAGAATGGATAACAGGTAATGTGAGAAGAAATTATGACGTTCATCTAATAGTCAATGACATGTCGTTTGGCAAACATTATGATGATGCAGACTTTGTGTATGGTAAAGCTGGTAGAAAGATAGAATTGATAAAAGATTACTTCGATAACCACAAATATCTGCTTAATCAATATGACTATTTCTTCATCATTGATGAAATGTGTAGAATGAACGTGGAACAAATAAATGAGTTGTTTATAGAAATGGCACAAAATAACTATGAGTTTTCTCTTTTAGGCATGACCATGCCGTGTCTAAGACAGGATGCGATGATGCAAGCGATAGAAAGTGATCCAGAAAGATCAATAATGTTCTTTGAATAA
- the glf gene encoding UDP-galactopyranose mutase, whose product MKYDYLTVGSGLFGVTFAYCAKQAGKSVLVIDSRPHIGGNVYQENVEGINVHKYGPHVFHTSNEEVWKFVNQFTKFNHFELHTIANYKGELYNLPFNMNTFHQMWEICTPEEAEKKIKDARREAKELLKFDEPRNLEEQALSLVGRDIYKKLIKEYTEKQWGRKCTDLPSFIIRRLPVRFTYDNNYFNDIYQGIPIDGYNKMIEKMLEGVDVMLNTNFFDSNDDKPNCKNWRNFADKLVYTGKIDDFFGNCYGNLDYRTVRFETEIINKPNYQGVAIMNFTSHDAPYTRIMEHKHFEKFGNEVYDNPKTAITREYSVEYETGMEPYYPINNDRNMELYAKYKALADKETDIIFGGRLAEYKYYDMAPTIENALKTWKKHMIV is encoded by the coding sequence ATGAAATATGATTATCTCACAGTTGGCTCAGGATTATTTGGAGTCACATTCGCATATTGCGCAAAGCAAGCAGGTAAATCAGTTTTAGTAATTGATTCTCGTCCTCATATTGGAGGAAACGTGTATCAGGAGAATGTGGAGGGCATAAACGTACATAAGTATGGCCCTCACGTTTTCCATACATCCAATGAAGAGGTGTGGAAGTTCGTAAATCAGTTTACTAAGTTCAATCACTTTGAGTTGCACACTATTGCCAACTACAAAGGAGAACTGTACAACCTACCATTCAATATGAATACTTTCCATCAGATGTGGGAAATATGTACACCAGAGGAAGCGGAGAAAAAGATTAAAGATGCAAGACGAGAGGCAAAAGAACTATTGAAGTTTGACGAGCCTCGTAATCTTGAAGAACAAGCATTGTCTCTTGTTGGACGTGATATTTACAAGAAACTTATCAAGGAATACACGGAAAAGCAATGGGGACGTAAATGTACGGACTTGCCATCATTCATTATTCGTCGCCTCCCTGTAAGGTTCACATACGACAACAACTACTTCAACGATATCTATCAAGGCATTCCTATTGATGGATATAACAAAATGATTGAAAAGATGCTTGAAGGTGTGGACGTAATGCTCAACACCAATTTTTTTGATAGTAATGATGATAAGCCAAATTGCAAGAACTGGAGGAACTTTGCAGATAAGTTGGTATATACCGGCAAGATTGATGATTTTTTCGGTAATTGTTATGGCAATCTTGATTATCGTACAGTTAGGTTTGAAACAGAAATAATAAATAAACCCAACTATCAGGGCGTTGCCATTATGAACTTCACTTCGCATGATGCTCCATACACACGTATCATGGAGCATAAGCACTTTGAGAAGTTCGGCAATGAAGTATATGACAATCCCAAGACGGCCATCACTCGTGAATACTCTGTAGAATACGAAACTGGCATGGAACCGTACTACCCTATCAACAATGACAGGAATATGGAACTATATGCAAAATATAAGGCTTTGGCGGATAAGGAAACAGATATTATCTTTGGCGGTCGTTTAGCTGAATACAAGTACTACGATATGGCTCCTACAATTGAAAATGCATTAAAAACTTGGAAAAAACACATGATCGTTTGA
- a CDS encoding M23 family metallopeptidase, translating to MKRTILMLLTSAFVQTICLAQFNTIGVGKNRHAIYTKKYPSEHRVVPKDSIRKVENTDCMLFNSGGASGMEGRKNISSHVSYPLNRIHVNSEFGMRLHPICHRYIMHNGIDLKARYENVYSMFPGIVTAASYSTGGGYFVTVNYGVCECSFLHLSRIDVQKGQKVFAGQKIAVSGNTGKHTTGAHLHISCKWNDTGQYFDPQILLVFITNVLQKYNNAK from the coding sequence ATGAAACGTACAATACTTATGCTTCTCACGTCGGCATTTGTCCAGACAATCTGCCTTGCGCAGTTCAATACCATTGGAGTAGGGAAGAATCGACATGCTATCTATACAAAGAAATATCCTTCAGAACATAGGGTTGTTCCAAAGGATAGTATAAGGAAAGTTGAGAATACGGACTGTATGTTATTTAATTCTGGTGGTGCTTCTGGAATGGAAGGACGGAAGAATATCAGTTCCCATGTTTCCTATCCACTCAATAGAATCCATGTTAATTCTGAGTTCGGAATGCGTTTGCATCCTATTTGTCATAGGTATATCATGCATAATGGCATTGACCTAAAAGCGAGGTATGAGAATGTCTATTCGATGTTTCCTGGTATCGTGACTGCTGCTTCATATTCAACTGGAGGTGGATATTTCGTCACTGTCAATTACGGAGTTTGTGAATGTTCGTTTCTACATTTGTCAAGAATTGATGTGCAGAAAGGACAAAAAGTATTTGCAGGACAGAAGATTGCCGTCAGCGGAAATACGGGTAAGCATACGACTGGTGCACATCTGCACATTTCCTGTAAATGGAACGATACAGGTCAGTATTTTGACCCCCAAATACTACTTGTCTTCATTACAAATGTATTACAGAAATACAATAACGCTAAATAA
- a CDS encoding DUF4099 domain-containing protein, whose translation MQFTENEIPFQTLDRLGLTREMIEDLPVRITNDILEGRRSPVLPIMVIDQEGNEVKSRSRFKLIRKDDGNVDALFYPEIEKADLRLFSEQNRALLEKGKTIIATIPDKNGSMVRSFVQIDNETNQVLSAPVQVIARNLQFISEDIHLSEAEFNNLQNGEPVTFVRDDDDEPITVGIDLSNRTGVRVSPGDAKMWSEQRTRDWDKFTFGIYGCWVMGEDGNLDYVKEEDYTDELWNEQRKAGLRSMGHMR comes from the coding sequence ATGCAGTTTACCGAGAACGAAATTCCATTCCAGACCCTTGACCGTTTGGGTCTGACCCGTGAAATGATTGAAGACCTCCCTGTCAGGATTACCAATGACATTCTCGAAGGAAGACGCTCGCCCGTACTTCCTATTATGGTTATTGACCAAGAGGGCAATGAGGTCAAGAGTCGTAGCCGCTTCAAGCTCATCCGCAAGGATGACGGCAATGTTGATGCGCTCTTCTATCCTGAGATAGAGAAAGCGGATCTCAGACTGTTCTCAGAGCAGAACCGCGCTCTCTTAGAAAAAGGTAAGACTATCATTGCCACCATTCCAGATAAGAATGGCAGCATGGTACGCTCCTTTGTACAGATTGACAACGAGACCAACCAGGTATTGTCTGCCCCAGTTCAGGTTATCGCCCGTAACCTCCAGTTCATTTCAGAGGATATCCATTTGAGCGAAGCTGAGTTTAACAACCTCCAGAATGGTGAGCCTGTCACCTTCGTCCGTGACGACGATGACGAACCTATCACTGTTGGTATTGACCTTAGCAACCGCACTGGAGTACGTGTATCTCCGGGCGATGCCAAGATGTGGAGCGAACAGCGAACCCGTGATTGGGACAAATTCACCTTTGGCATCTACGGCTGCTGGGTCATGGGTGAAGACGGCAATCTTGATTACGTCAAGGAAGAGGACTACACCGATGAACTCTGGAATGAGCAGAGAAAAGCAGGTCTCAGAAGCATGGGACACATGCGCTAA
- a CDS encoding toprim domain-containing protein — protein MAELTYDDFKNKLSIQDVLIDAGYTLNRRDGLRYPSYVRLDSEGRRIRGDKFIVTANGLCCFQPPTRKNYNVISFIKEHPEMFSDYTAGMDKDRLVNLVCNRLLNNPIEEREKKIINPQRDLPPFKIDDYKLHRFDGNDRETQKPFYPYFQPRGINLSTQYAFHHHFVLAERTVGDQTYKNLSFPMTIPGSTDGKIVGLEERGRRKQDGTSYKGMARGSNASEGLWIASPMGTKLQDAKRVFIFESAYDAMAFYQMLAGKDSNLTTQEKKELVGGVYASTGGNPSAKQFEGLLRTAKDATFHMGFDMDDAGMKFADMFRDLAEKANVPSNRVVREETNDGYKDFNEELLAMIESKNHPLAKGNVPEEYKAYVDSFRKGTDDIPSTKDVLHPNSEQIDLLPKSVQKLYARYEALYEDAYEIRSSRLVAPCDKEEAINQASEAWKTFKESLCKALDIKEDTAALDVESEDVGNDKKIQHDVDYTTSVDEQGNVAMEVETSDQEERRHYHR, from the coding sequence ATGGCAGAACTCACCTACGACGATTTCAAAAACAAGCTCAGTATTCAGGATGTGCTGATAGACGCTGGCTACACGTTGAACAGACGTGACGGCTTGCGCTATCCGTCGTATGTAAGGCTGGACAGCGAGGGCAGACGTATTCGTGGTGACAAGTTCATCGTTACTGCCAATGGCCTTTGCTGTTTCCAGCCGCCTACGCGGAAGAACTACAACGTCATCAGCTTCATCAAGGAGCATCCAGAAATGTTCTCCGACTACACGGCAGGCATGGATAAGGACAGACTCGTCAACCTTGTCTGCAACAGGCTTTTGAATAATCCTATCGAGGAAAGGGAAAAGAAGATTATCAATCCACAGCGTGACCTTCCTCCTTTCAAGATAGACGATTACAAGCTGCATCGTTTTGATGGCAATGACAGGGAAACGCAAAAGCCGTTCTATCCTTATTTCCAGCCAAGGGGCATCAACCTCAGTACGCAGTATGCCTTCCATCATCATTTTGTCCTTGCAGAACGCACTGTAGGCGACCAAACTTACAAAAACCTCTCCTTCCCCATGACCATTCCTGGATCTACAGACGGAAAGATTGTTGGTTTGGAAGAAAGGGGAAGAAGAAAGCAGGATGGCACATCTTACAAAGGCATGGCCAGAGGCTCCAATGCCAGTGAAGGTCTTTGGATTGCCAGTCCGATGGGCACCAAGCTACAGGATGCCAAGCGAGTCTTCATCTTCGAGAGTGCCTATGATGCAATGGCTTTCTATCAAATGCTGGCAGGTAAAGACAGTAATCTTACCACACAGGAAAAGAAGGAGCTTGTTGGTGGTGTCTATGCTTCTACGGGCGGTAATCCATCCGCAAAACAGTTTGAAGGATTATTGAGAACTGCCAAGGATGCCACTTTTCACATGGGCTTTGACATGGATGATGCTGGAATGAAGTTCGCAGACATGTTCAGGGATTTGGCAGAGAAAGCCAACGTCCCAAGTAACCGTGTCGTCCGTGAGGAAACAAATGACGGCTATAAGGACTTCAATGAGGAGCTGCTTGCCATGATCGAGAGTAAGAACCATCCGCTGGCAAAGGGCAATGTCCCTGAAGAATACAAGGCTTACGTGGATTCCTTCAGAAAAGGCACAGATGACATACCATCTACGAAAGATGTGCTTCATCCGAATAGTGAGCAGATTGACCTTCTTCCGAAGTCTGTCCAGAAGCTCTACGCCAGATATGAAGCCCTGTATGAAGATGCCTACGAGATACGTTCTTCCAGACTTGTTGCACCATGCGACAAAGAAGAAGCCATCAACCAGGCATCAGAGGCATGGAAGACTTTCAAGGAGAGTCTTTGCAAGGCTCTTGATATCAAGGAAGACACAGCAGCACTTGACGTGGAATCCGAAGATGTTGGCAATGACAAGAAGATACAGCATGACGTGGACTATACCACCAGTGTTGACGAGCAAGGCAACGTTGCTATGGAAGTAGAGACATCAGACCAGGAAGAGCGAAGACATTATCATCGGTAA